The genomic window ctaggtaggtaggtaggtgaaatggctgcgaccccgGTCGcgcaagtagctatttaaagccgctttgatgccatgtaactcgtctaaaaacctacggaatgttacggccAATGTATTACAatcagccagagttgttgataaaattaagaatatttgggattgctatcacagataaccctctgaggtcttctagaaacggtgttccaaggaaccttagccgggctctagctagaaccgggtatttacacataaagtgttctactgtctccctggcatttggatctttgcagcttctgcagtagtcgttatacggaatgcccatctctTCCGGATGCGTACCTACTACCCAATGagcggtgcagactgctatcagtttgcgtgtgttagccctggatttgttcagaagacttctcgtcctctttccatcatagtttggccaaatggattttgatattgcacaggtggtgatgttattccactttgtttgtgctttcttcaagtagaagctcccttggctactgctatgggaatgcctacttcgacactggttatttcctcgttcatctccgatgagcccctacgtgccagctcgtcggccttctcgttaccctctatacCCCTATGACGAGGGACCCAGATAatgcgtagttctagattggtggataactgggttATAAGTCGCTTACAAGctcacactaattttgagttaatgtttGGCgtggaaagcgcttttatcgctgcttggctatccgacaggatgcaaactttaccagctacattctagccctccagtgatttgcaggcctgccaaatcgcgaggatttctacTTGAAACACgttgcagtgcgatgggagtctgaatgatgcagacatgatgcatcttggagccgtcagtgtagatttggatgtcgtcgacccttatgcccgagtttctcttccactggttcctgcttggaatggcggtattacaaccgtactcaaacttcagtttgcgagggtagtaatctgtctcggtactacatgtaccatccggaagtttctttaggatactactatgcccttgctgagtatccttccaacacccagactccctgagtctcagtgcggtttgtgacgatgtacaaagtatatgcaagtcgatcggaagcaggtgcaaaatggggtctaaagcagctgtggggcaagtgcgtccggtcCCTATGGCACCAACGGACGCAGTGCGCTgaactttttgcaggctggtgagattgtagctcttacttagagcttcccaccagactatggaaccataggtaagcaccggccgcaccaccgcctcgtacatccaaagtaccatgcttggcttgagcccccatttcttaccaaacattgatttacaggcatagaaggcgatgcaggccttccgtacccgctcttcgatgcatactttccaattcaacttgcagtcaattgttagtcccatatacttggtactcgatgacagggttagttgctggccgtttaagaatcgtagtctgaaggcaggtggcttgtacttcctcgtgaagagaagcaggtccgtcttgtcgggatttaacctaaggccacatccctgtgcctacgtgctgagtttagccaaggccctttccatgatttcgctcattacggagggtaaaggaccagagaccaagattgccacgtcgtcggcatacgccacgatcttaacccccctgcgttaagttttcctaggatttcatttatgtGGTCAACCAAAGCAGAGGTCATGCCCCCTTCTGCCGGCCTTAGGGATGAAAACCACCCTTGTTTTCGTCCACGAGGCCGGAATGTGATTGAGACGAATGCATGCCTCGAAGATCTCCTTTAGTTCCTTAACCAACgatttctgagtcttctgcagcattataggtagaataccatccacgccggtgatttatatggagagaagctatctattgccCATGCAATCTTCTGCTCCGTTAAAAGTGTGTCTATGAggccaacaggtacttcctgatgtgccgtatctgtatcgcgtactccctcccccgatccatccgggaagtgagcatctacaaggatgtttagagtctcagccgcggatcctgcccatgttccatcggcgagcttgacaaatgtcttgtttgagtgactcttggcaagaatctttcccagcctggctgagtccttcgtggactcaatcgactcgcagtgttctcgccaggagcttgattttgctgtccatatggttttcttatactccctcagagccgtcctgtactcctggaaatcgttcctgaagtgacagtcgttgaagaccctCCTCAGCTTTGACCTCAGGTCGCTGAGATTTTTGTCCCACCACGGTGGGAAGGTCTTTTTGCTCCTCGAAATTGGACAGGCGAGTTTAAAGGCCCCCTGAAAACTTTTCTCCAGAGACCGGACTCGGTCGTCAAGacttcactcagtctatgtgaggtctcattgaccggccagctcaacctaatcCACAAGCTacctctgctcagctgagaataAAAATTATCTAATTGATAAAATTTACCATGTTTTGGTCAGCAGCTGTAGGTTACCATTTTTCATTCTCATTTCTTACTGAGACCTCAATCGCCTAGGCGATTTCGACGGAGTTCAACGAACTGATGCTAGACGAAGAATTAATTAGATCTTGAAATGGTCGGTGCATAACAAGTTTTAAGTGTATCATCATGGGTATTTCAAAACGGTACTTATGCCGGAGGTCACTTTGATCGACAAAAGCCAATTATTATAGAGGTTATTGTACATAAATGTGTATGTAgttacattagggtggtcctaaTAAACCAAATATAAGATTTTTTCCAGTCTCATCCCTTTAGGGAGACTCCAAAAATTCATATTAGTTTTTCTTTCTCAACTTGAATCACTGCGCGACGCCTCTAAACCGTTCGTTatcgggaccaaaatttatatgtgacaTCGCCAACTATACTGCCGTCCATAACAAGAAGGCTGTAAAAAGTGAAATGAGAGAAATGTGAAGTGCGAGTTTTACGTTTGTTTTAaccaaataaatagttttatttcgTACACAGAAAACGAATATGATCTATTTCTTAAACGACTTTTTGGAGTGCCATTATCGTGTGCTTCTGGTACTggcattttattctttttttcatAGAATAGTTTGACCGACACTACTTTTATGCTTTGCAACCATTTTAACAGTAAAATTGTATTTCAATgttattttaatgtaaaaatataACTATGTATAAACTATTTTCAGAGAATAAAAtcagtaatatttatttatattgctTTCTTGCTTTGAAAAGTTGATTACTTCCTGTTTGGTTGGGAAATTTAATATATtcgaaatataaaacaaaatttcaatctTGTTCTATccttaaatttgaatttttatactcagctgatcagagctcacagtTTTTTAATCTGTTCGCcgaacggtaatccgtaacggcataaactaatcgagatagatatatacttatatatatcaaaataatctgggcgaaaaaagaaattcatttagccgtccgtccgtccgtccgtctgtccgttaacatgataacttgagtaaattttgaggtatcttgatgaaatttggtgtgtaggttcctcatctcatctcagatcgctatttcaaatgaacgaaatcggactataaccacgcccactttttcgatatcgaaaaaccgaaaaagtgcaataattcattaccaaagacggataaagcgatggaacttggtaggtgggtttaccttatgacgcagaatagcaaattagtaaaattttggacaatgggcgtggcaccgcccacttttaaaagaaggtaatttaaaattttgcaagctctaatttggcagtcgttgaagatatcatgatgaaatttgccaggaacgttactcctgttactatatgtgtgctaaataaaaattagcaaaatcgattgacgaacacgcccacttaaaaaaaaaattttaaagtcaaattttaacaaaaaatttaatatctttacagtatgtaagtaaattatgtcaacattcaactccaataatgatatggtgcaacaaaatacaaaaataaaagaaaatttctgtaagatgaccatcgtggtcatctttatttCCGTCGTAGTGGACGTAGTTTATTCCCAAACGCTTTAACGCCACTTAAGTAAGGCACACAATACTAGTTACGTAGACTCACGCAAATACACCGATTTCAATACAAAACAAGAAATGATGCACTTTACTTTATAGTATAgtccttttctttatttgttcCTATAAAAAATGTTCAGAAATTTAGAAattaacacatatatatatagatatgcgaGCTACTTAAATTTTTGCTTCTGGACGAGTTAAATGCGCGGAATTAATTGGCTTCTATTCATTTGACAGATAGCCTTTATCGTGAATGTGTTGTTTTGACAGGTAACCTTTATTGTGAATTATGGTTATGTTTAATAAGCATTGATTGACTTTATGGTCACGCAACATTTACCGTAAGGGTTACCttacatttcaaaatgggcgtggctccgccctttttcaatttatttgtctagaatacttttaatgccataagtggaacaaaaatttaccaatccttgtgaaatttggtaagggcatatattctatgacaataactgttttctgtgaaaatgggtgaaatcggttgaagccacgcccagtttttatacacagtcgaacgtctgtccttccgctcggccgttaacacgataacttgagcaaaaatcgatatatctttactagacttagttcacatacttttctgaactcacttaatcttggtataaaaaatggccgaaatccgactatctttatcgatatcgaaaattacggaaaatgaaaaaattccataattctataccaaatatgaaaaaagggatgaaacatggtaattggattggtttattgacgcaaaatataactttagaaaaaactttgtaaaacgggtgtgacacctaccatattaagtagaagaaaatgaaaaatttctgcagggcgaaatcaaaagcccttggaatctcggcaggaatactgttcgtggtactacatatataaataaattagcagtacccgagagatgatgttctgggtcaccctggtccacattttggtcgatatctcgaaaacgccttcacatatacaactagggccactcccttttagaaccctcattaatacctttaatttgatacccataacgtacaaacacattctagagtcacccctggtccacctttatgatgatatcttgaaaaggcgtccacctatacaacttaggcccactcccttttaaataatcattaacacctttcgtttgatacccatatcgaacaaacgcattctagagtcacccctagtccatctttatggcgatatctcgaaaaggcgtccacctattgaactaaggcccactcccttttaaaatactctttaataccttccatatgatacccatgtcatacaaacacattccagggttaccctaggttcattttcctacgtggtgattttcccttattttgtctccaaagctctcagctgagtatgtaatgttcggttacacccgaacttagccttccttacttgtaaatgattaatttttaagtttATGGCTGTTTTGGGGTCGCAGAAATATGTTGGCATCCAAATTTCTaaaaagcatttagtgaaatttacTGCCTTTTGCTATGGACGGTAGTATAGGATTATCGCTTTTGGGTAATCAAAGAAATCACTTTTAATTTTTTGGGCCTTCGTACAGAAATATTAGCTTTGACCATTATGCGTCATCTTTTAACCGGCGACAATCGTGAACAAAGtttgtatgtgatatttttgacgTAGGTATTACCGTCTAAAGGGATAAGATAAGAAAATAtagtttatttgatttataaggagAACCTTATTGCACATACATAAATCCAATTTGAcgaaattatattttttagttacGTTGTTAGCGGAATGCTCATTATCAATCACTTTGGTGCTTGTTGCGTTTACGTGGTGTTTATAGCGAATTGCATGAAAGATTTTGGTGATTACTATTGGACTGTTATCGATAATCGTTATTATATGCTGATGGAAATTGTACCGTTATGTTTGATATTTTATATAACTAATTTGAATGCATTGGTCCCTTACGTATTTGTTGCTAATCTCTCGCTGATATTGGGTATGTTATTTAACGTAAGTATAAGCTCATTCTACCCAGTTGTTTTAAAGTTTTATAAATGAAAGTGGATGTGCGTGttgaatctatatatatatcagacctgttaaataatgattaacaattttaatgattattaattataatgagtTTTCCTCAGCCAATTGTTTAATGATATTAGGTATGCccttttaatgattattaattaattattttcattaaaattttgtaattaattaattaattatttttaattgcataattaatacaaacaatgttgattatttttaattattttttcgtttgtcttaTGGAATGATAAACATAATCAtttgattattttaattaattttgattatttttaattaaataattaatataattatttgattaatgtcaattaattttgattatataaattacataattaatacaattaaatgattatttttaattaattttaattatttctgtgtttttccagcatcataatataaaaaaaatatatatatatacaggtATATACTTACGTCTGTGGTGTAATAAGCCAAAATTTACGCTCTCCAATTTGGGTTttaaaagtgtttacaaaaagcAGCGACAATTGACAATATCAGTAAGAATAAATATGTATCTTATATTTCTTGAGTTAgcacaagtatgtacatacaatagtACAATTGGTTTCAGCCACTTATTCCTTACTTCAAACATTTTCTCTTTCAtgttaataattcaaaataatcatataattggaaataattagataatcaaaaataattaagtaattgaaattagtcaaataattaaatttaattattaattgtttggttaattttaattttttgattaaaattaattgtttgattatttttaattacttaattgttcttaatcatatgattgtccttaatttaaaacaatgggtacattttttaattatttttgattatttttttaatggccaataatcatgattatttttaattatttttttaattaattattaattgctaggtgctgtgcaaaaaattaattaatcattaaaattaaaaagggcaacgaaattaatgattattaatgttaatggaaatttaacgggtctgatatatatatatatatatctgatatatatatatatatttggtacAAAGATATTTGGTATAAAGATTCCATATTTGGGATGGTATTAGTGGGAGAGGGTTGAAGTGGGAGTGAAACAAAGTTTTAAAGCCGATATATTTCCGTAATTATTTGGTATTTATATATGACTAATTTAGGTGGGAGAGGTAGAAGGAGTAAAGGTGGGGACAAAAAAAAGGTATCTgtatctacataattattttaaaGGGGTGTCCAATATTTTATATACGAAATTCCATATATGTGGCAATTTAGGCGACAGAGGTAGAGGGAGTGGAAGTGAGAGTAAGATTGGGTGTGATAGTGAATAAACTTCAAATTCGCTATACAACCGTAGTTATTTGGATGAAGTTTTCAGTATTTGGAATATAGATTCCATATGAGGTGATACAGGTGGGAGAGGTGGAGGGAGTGGAAATGAGAGTGGGAGTGAGAATGGGTTTAGGGGTGGGAGGGAGAAGTATAATGAAATAAAGGGAATGAGGAAATGATAGGAAATGGGAGAAAAAGTAggtgtttatttaattatttatatacAGATCATTAGGAGTAACGGAGTTCCAGTTTTAAAATTTAAGCAAAGCATTTTTCGAATAggacataatctgtcgggtacggtAGAAACCAGTTTGTAACGATGTCTCACAAATGAAATGAAAGTTGTTCGACAATCACGGAAAAGATCTATACACCCAGCGATGacatggcaatttttttttttcttttattctaatttaaacatatCCTTCCTTTATATAAAGTTGGTTTCATGTTTGACCGAAAAATTCAGTACAAAATTGCGGAGACATGCATTCGATATTTGAGTAACTCCCCGTGGAGCtagaggcttgaaacttggaacgtACTTAAGAACCCGTTGACAATGCAAAATTAGTGTGAGCTGTAGACTTGAATTTTAATTTCGCCAGGTGTCACTTGGATTTAGATATTAGGGAAAATCATAAGGAAGGAATAGAGTTGTCCGATCACTTTTTGAGATACTTCCCATTAAGCTACAAACTTTATACCTCAAGCTTAGTTGAGAACAACATGACAATGCATCAAATAATGGGCACAATTGTGACAGGTGACGTGTGAGTTGTGATATTAGGAAATTTCATTCCAAATGGATATATGCGATCAAGTTTTGAGATACCGTCACACATAGTCCTGAGGTACAAGATAATgcaaccaaaaattaaaattccgctaggtgacgcatgggTGAAGTGCACGGATCGAAGTATTAAGAGAAAAAATTATGAAGGGGGGGGTAGAATCATGCGATACATTTTTTAGAGAATTACCACGAAGCTGAAACTTCAAACTAACACATATTTAAGACAACTCAGAtaatgcaataaaattaagaaaatgaaCGCTAGATGGCTAACTTGTTAGAATAATTAGTAAATTCATACGACACTtgaaatcttgcgatcgatttttaagtagctTCGCGGTGAGTTAGAGGCCtgaaaattttaacatatttcaGAGGTAAAAGAGAGAGGAATACCTATCACAAAAAGTTCCGCTATGGGACGCAGGTATCGATGTGTTTAGAAAATCGTATCGAAAGGTGGTAATCTTgcgattaatttttaaaagaccTGCATTGTGCTACATACTTGAAACTTCATACATAGTTCAGGCGCCGAGACAGTGCAACAAAAGGGGAAGAATAAAGAAGACATAAAAAATGCAAacactttctttatataaatggatgaAAATGCTCTTTGTTCTCACAGGGgtgatcttaaaaattttatactacaactgggtatataatttACATCTCAAGTTATTTGTATTCATAgattaaataaatatgttaaatatATTTCTTTCCCAACAGGTTTTGCCATACTTTTCTACTATATCATGACGGATATGCAACCATTTTCGGAAATGATCACCTTTCAAGACGTTTATTATTATCCATTCTTTTTTGGCGCTACGATGTTTGCTTTCGATGCACCCGGTCTGGTTGTTGCCATCGAAGCGAATATGAAAAATCCAGCACATTTCCGTAACATTTGTGGCGTTTATGTTCAAGCTATGATCATAATCATAACATTCCAAATTGCCTTTGCTTTCTTTGGATACTGGAGTTATGGTGAACAAGTTGCTTCgactattttacaaaatttaccTTCAAATGCAGTGTATGATCATTCTTAACATTAAAGCAAAGCTTCTTAAGGCCAATCTCAATGTCTGGTTAACCAATTTAACGGAACTATGACTCCGGTTGAAAGGTTAACGGGACATCAAGATGAGCACCTTAATATTCGGTTAATGACTTACTGGAATTAAGCTCGTTTGGTGGCGTAGTTTTGGTAAAGTGTTTATCCGGTCATAAAAAACCCGGCTCCTAATATGTTTTCATATcatttttcttatctttttcTGTTGCTGTTTTGCAGATTATCGGCATTGGCACGTATAATATTTGCGATTTCACTTTatatttcccacccacttcaagGATATGTACCCGTGGATGTTTTATGGAATAATTGGTTGAAAGCAAAAGTGCCTGAGAATCGACAGCTGGCTTGGGAATTAGTTGTTCGTACCATAATTGCATTACTAACAGGTAAATACCAGCTTGTCTCTGTAAGATTATCAAGGCCCATTTTTTAGCACaagtttaaagttaaacttaTGCCAGAAACTTGTAAAGGGAAGGTTAGGTTTTGTTAAATGGTAGTTGCCCTgttaggggaagctcacttggacagcatgaatgtccgttgtgataccacacaaAATAATGGTGATGTAGATAGCGTAGCAACGAAATAAATAGTTTCGAATGAGACCGATCTAAACCTTCGGTAAATCCCCCGAAGATCCAAgtaagtcgcgaccgaaatactcgCATAGTTCTGGCAAAAGTTGAGCAATCAAGCATACAGTTGCAGTAGGATAAGACGCACGGCATGCATATTAAGACGCACGGCAtttatacccc from Eurosta solidaginis isolate ZX-2024a chromosome 3, ASM4086904v1, whole genome shotgun sequence includes these protein-coding regions:
- the LOC137244068 gene encoding proton-coupled amino acid transporter-like protein CG1139 isoform X1; the protein is MGDKDDYNPYDYREGAHPMTDFGAFLNLIKAILGTGVLASPMAFRNAGYLPAIIGTIIIGGLIIYSKMILLSGMYELEKRKRVPLMTYSEAMVTAVTEGPNSLRCLKNLLSYVVSGMLIINHFGACCVYVVFIANCMKDFGDYYWTVIDNRYYMLMEIVPLCLIFYITNLNALVPYVFVANLSLILGFAILFYYIMTDMQPFSEMITFQDVYYYPFFFGATMFAFDAPGLVVAIEANMKNPAHFRNICGVYVQAMIIIITFQIAFAFFGYWSYGEQVASTILQNLPSNAVLSALARIIFAISLYISHPLQGYVPVDVLWNNWLKAKVPENRQLAWELVVRTIIALLTVLVGIACPNVTLILSFTGALTLSLLGFILPALLDICVRSETGYGPIKLYLLMSVLLIIAGCAGAGISTYVSIQEWVLMYTNSNASLRASYGGI
- the LOC137244068 gene encoding proton-coupled amino acid transporter-like protein CG1139 isoform X2, whose product is MGDKDDYNPYDYREGAHPMTDFGAFLNLIKAILGTGVLASPMAFRNAGYLPAIIGTIIIGGLIIYSKMILLSGMYELEKRKRVPLMTYSEAMVTAVTEGPNSLRCLKNLLSYVVSGMLIINHFGACCVYVVFIANCMKDFGDYYWTVIDNRYYMLMEIVPLCLIFYITNLNALVPYVFVANLSLILGFAILFYYIMTDMQPFSEMITFQDVYYYPFFFGATMFAFDAPGLVVAIEANMKNPAHFRNICGVYVQAMIIIITFQIAFAFFGYWSYGEQVASTILQNLPSNAVLSALARIIFAISLYISHPLQGYVPVDVLWNNWLKAKVPENRQLAWELVVRTIIALLTDIKPLLVLIVLSTHRSGTFR